The Leptospira fletcheri genome includes a region encoding these proteins:
- a CDS encoding O-acetylhomoserine aminocarboxypropyltransferase/cysteine synthase family protein — MPRQYKPETIALHGGQSPDPTTTSRAVPLYQTTSYVFKDTDHAARLFGLQEFGNIYTRLGNPTTDVLEQRVAALEGGIAALATASGQSAETLALLNIVESGQEIVASSSLYGGTYNLLHYTFPKFGIKVHFVDQSDPENFRKASNDKTRAFFAETLGNPKLDTLDLDAVSKVAHEIGVPLVIDNTLPSPYLVNPIEHGADIVVHSLTKFLGGHGTSIGGIIVDSGKFDWGNGKFKNFTDPDPSYHGLKFWDVFGKFEPFGGVNIAFIIKARVQGLRDLGPSISPFNSWNILQGIETLPLRLTQHSLNGQKVAEYLAKHPKVSWVNYPGLASDKNHSLAKKYHKRGLYGAILGFGIKGALPEAKKFIDHLELFSLLANVGDAKSLAIHPASTTHQQLTPAEQLSAGVTPEFVRLSIGLEHIDDILTDLEEALKKV, encoded by the coding sequence ATGCCCAGACAATACAAACCCGAAACGATTGCATTGCACGGAGGACAATCTCCGGATCCGACCACCACTTCCAGAGCGGTCCCTCTGTACCAGACGACATCCTACGTATTCAAAGACACGGACCATGCGGCACGCTTGTTCGGCTTACAGGAATTCGGAAATATCTATACCAGATTGGGAAATCCGACTACGGACGTTCTAGAACAAAGAGTGGCAGCATTGGAAGGCGGGATCGCAGCCTTGGCTACAGCTTCCGGCCAATCCGCGGAAACTCTGGCTCTACTGAATATCGTAGAATCTGGCCAAGAGATCGTCGCCTCTTCTTCCCTATACGGAGGAACATACAACTTACTACATTATACTTTTCCGAAATTCGGAATCAAGGTCCATTTCGTAGACCAATCCGATCCGGAAAATTTTAGAAAAGCGTCCAACGATAAGACCAGGGCCTTCTTTGCCGAAACGCTCGGAAACCCGAAGCTGGATACTCTGGATTTGGATGCGGTATCGAAAGTGGCCCATGAAATAGGAGTACCTCTAGTCATAGACAACACACTCCCCTCTCCCTATTTGGTGAATCCGATCGAGCACGGAGCGGATATCGTCGTGCATTCCTTAACGAAATTCCTCGGCGGCCATGGGACTTCGATCGGAGGAATCATCGTAGACTCGGGAAAATTCGATTGGGGAAACGGAAAATTTAAGAATTTTACGGATCCCGATCCGAGTTACCATGGACTAAAATTTTGGGATGTTTTCGGAAAGTTCGAACCTTTCGGCGGCGTAAATATCGCCTTCATCATCAAAGCTCGCGTCCAGGGATTACGCGACCTAGGTCCTTCGATTTCCCCTTTCAACTCCTGGAACATCCTGCAAGGAATCGAAACCTTACCCTTACGTTTAACGCAGCATTCGCTTAACGGACAAAAAGTCGCGGAATATCTTGCCAAACATCCCAAGGTAAGTTGGGTCAATTATCCCGGACTCGCTAGCGACAAAAATCATTCCCTAGCAAAAAAATACCATAAGCGAGGACTTTACGGCGCGATTCTCGGATTCGGTATCAAAGGTGCCTTACCGGAAGCGAAAAAATTCATAGATCATTTGGAGCTTTTCTCCTTATTGGCGAACGTCGGAGACGCAAAGTCCTTAGCGATCCACCCTGCCTCCACGACACACCAACAGTTGACGCCTGCCGAACAACTCTCTGCCGGAGTCACCCCCGAGTTCGTACGCTTGTCGATCGGTCTGGAACATATCGACGATATTTTAACCGATCTGGAGGAAGCTCTGAAAAAGGTGTGA
- the metX gene encoding homoserine O-acetyltransferase MetX has protein sequence MNVKKSVGIVQTQTVQLPDLRLGNGSILSPLLIAYETYGVLSEKKDNAILVCHALSGDAHAAGFHSDSDKRPGWWDEYIGPGKAFDTDKYFIISSNVIGGCKGSSGPLTTSPISGKPFGSSFPFVSIEDMVAAQKLLVAHLDIDVLFCVAGGSMGGMQALQWSISYPDSVRNCIVLASTAEHSAMQIAFNEVGRQAILSDPNWNNGLYEENSPRKGLALARMVGHITYLSDDKMREKFGRNAPRGNLLNSDFAVGSYLIYQGESFVDRFDANSYIYVTKALDHFSLGKGKELTAALEPAKCRFLVVSYSSDWLYPPSQSREIVKSLEASDKRVFYVELNTKEGHDSFLLANQKQEDVLRGFLENPATETHGF, from the coding sequence ATGAATGTAAAAAAATCGGTCGGAATCGTCCAAACTCAGACTGTGCAACTTCCCGACCTGCGTCTGGGCAACGGCTCCATCCTTTCTCCCCTTTTGATCGCATATGAGACCTACGGAGTTCTTTCCGAAAAAAAAGACAATGCGATCCTTGTTTGCCACGCGCTTTCCGGAGACGCGCATGCGGCCGGATTTCATTCCGACTCCGACAAGCGTCCCGGTTGGTGGGATGAATATATAGGTCCGGGAAAAGCCTTCGATACGGATAAATATTTCATCATCTCCTCCAATGTGATCGGCGGCTGCAAAGGTTCTTCCGGTCCCTTAACAACGAGTCCGATCAGCGGAAAACCTTTCGGATCCAGCTTCCCTTTCGTTTCGATAGAGGATATGGTTGCTGCACAAAAGTTGCTGGTGGCACACCTAGACATAGATGTCTTATTCTGCGTGGCCGGCGGATCCATGGGAGGAATGCAGGCCTTGCAATGGAGCATTTCCTACCCGGACAGCGTTCGGAATTGTATCGTTTTAGCTTCCACTGCGGAACACTCGGCGATGCAGATCGCATTCAACGAAGTAGGAAGACAGGCGATTCTTTCCGATCCGAATTGGAACAACGGCTTGTATGAGGAAAATTCGCCGAGAAAAGGTCTCGCGTTAGCCCGGATGGTCGGACATATCACCTATCTTTCGGACGACAAGATGAGGGAAAAATTCGGCAGGAACGCGCCGAGAGGAAACCTTCTCAATTCGGACTTCGCGGTCGGAAGCTATCTGATTTATCAGGGAGAAAGTTTCGTGGATAGATTCGACGCAAATTCCTACATATACGTGACCAAAGCGCTGGATCATTTTAGTTTAGGAAAAGGAAAAGAACTCACCGCCGCTCTCGAACCGGCCAAATGCAGATTCTTAGTGGTATCCTACAGTTCCGATTGGCTCTATCCTCCCTCACAATCCAGGGAAATCGTCAAGAGTCTGGAAGCATCCGATAAGAGGGTTTTTTACGTGGAATTAAATACGAAAGAAGGGCACGACAGCTTCTTACTCGCAAATCAAAAACAGGAAGACGTGCTGCGCGGATTCCTAGAAAACCCGGCGACTGAAACTCATGGATTCTAA
- the metW gene encoding methionine biosynthesis protein MetW: MDSKTIPGIALKERPDFAYILDTIAPGSRVLDLGCGNGDLLYLLSQKGIRGQGIEKDEDAIVECIRKGVYVHHGDIDEGLEHHEDKRFDYVILNQTIQETRHPGDIIKECLRIGKRLIIVFANFGYWEVRFKILLRGKTPVTDLLPYRWFDTPNLHFLSVLDFEEFCQIRGFTIEDRAFFRDLKQIRFRPNFFAKLALFQIR, encoded by the coding sequence ATGGATTCTAAAACAATTCCGGGAATCGCATTGAAGGAAAGGCCCGATTTTGCCTACATTCTGGACACGATCGCTCCGGGTTCGAGAGTGCTCGACTTGGGTTGCGGAAACGGAGACTTGCTCTATCTCCTTAGTCAAAAAGGAATCCGAGGGCAAGGGATAGAAAAGGACGAGGACGCCATCGTGGAATGCATTCGCAAAGGAGTGTATGTTCACCACGGAGACATAGACGAAGGCTTGGAGCATCACGAAGACAAACGCTTCGATTATGTGATACTCAACCAAACGATCCAGGAAACCAGACACCCCGGAGACATCATCAAGGAATGCCTTCGGATCGGAAAGCGCCTGATCATCGTCTTTGCGAATTTCGGCTACTGGGAAGTCCGCTTTAAAATCCTTTTGCGAGGAAAAACTCCCGTAACCGATTTGCTCCCGTACCGGTGGTTCGATACTCCGAACCTTCATTTCTTATCCGTACTGGATTTCGAGGAGTTCTGCCAGATCCGAGGCTTTACGATCGAGGACCGCGCGTTTTTCCGGGATTTGAAACAAATCAGATTCAGGCCGAATTTCTTTGCGAAATTGGCCCTATTCCAAATCCGTTAA
- a CDS encoding D-alanine--D-alanine ligase: MLKIAVLFGGTSTEHIISLRTGAFICRTLVSMGHLVKPILITKDAKWVIPNEYRLFLPEGVPTDPDSYRKEFETKNGVQAGAFSSLDCDIVFLGLHGAFGEDGCMQGFLSVLGIPYTGSAVEASAIAMDKIRANRLFRSVGMNVAPFWEIGKSDFQSDPKVLDSSEFEFPLFLKPVEGGSSYHTFRIDRREDLKPKLEEFFKHEDRAILQKFLSGTEVSCGVWEKRVSGKLVRMALPPTEIIPGGEFFDLESKYKPGLSQEITPARLPESVFSKVQNQAIAAHQALGCEGCSRTDFILVDGEPFVLETNTLPGMTETSLVPQQAKAAGIPIEEIYRSLIDLGLERAGKIPVGSN; encoded by the coding sequence TTGTTAAAGATCGCGGTCTTGTTTGGAGGAACGTCCACGGAGCACATAATATCCCTAAGGACAGGTGCGTTCATATGTAGGACATTGGTTTCCATGGGACATCTGGTCAAACCCATTCTTATTACGAAGGATGCCAAGTGGGTGATTCCTAATGAATATCGGTTATTTTTGCCGGAAGGAGTACCGACCGATCCAGACTCGTACCGAAAAGAATTCGAAACGAAAAACGGAGTCCAAGCGGGGGCCTTCTCCAGCCTGGATTGCGATATCGTTTTTCTCGGGTTGCACGGGGCTTTCGGGGAAGACGGTTGCATGCAAGGCTTCTTAAGCGTATTGGGAATTCCATATACTGGCTCCGCCGTCGAAGCGTCGGCGATCGCGATGGATAAGATTCGCGCCAATCGTCTGTTTCGTTCCGTAGGAATGAATGTGGCTCCGTTTTGGGAGATCGGAAAGAGCGATTTTCAGAGCGACCCCAAGGTGTTGGATTCTTCCGAATTCGAATTTCCACTCTTCCTGAAACCTGTGGAAGGCGGTTCAAGTTATCATACTTTTCGGATCGATCGAAGAGAGGATTTGAAGCCGAAATTGGAGGAGTTTTTTAAACACGAAGACCGTGCGATTCTCCAGAAATTTCTTTCCGGTACGGAGGTTTCCTGCGGCGTTTGGGAAAAGAGAGTTTCCGGAAAACTCGTTAGGATGGCGCTTCCCCCTACGGAGATCATTCCAGGTGGGGAATTTTTCGACCTGGAATCGAAATACAAACCGGGACTTTCTCAGGAAATCACTCCGGCGAGACTTCCTGAGTCCGTTTTTTCCAAAGTCCAAAACCAAGCGATCGCCGCTCACCAAGCTCTAGGGTGCGAAGGTTGTTCTAGAACCGATTTCATTTTGGTGGACGGGGAGCCTTTCGTTTTGGAGACCAATACGCTTCCAGGAATGACCGAAACGAGTCTGGTCCCGCAACAGGCCAAGGCCGCGGGGATTCCCATCGAGGAAATTTACAGATCCTTGATCGATCTGGGTTTGGAGAGGGCGGGCAAGATTCCCGTAGGAAGCAATTAA
- a CDS encoding MlaE family ABC transporter permease, translating into MFETFKEKTNQVLYAAGFTILLIAETFLSLRFSVEKRKEILDQMFIAGVGSLFVVSVVAVFTGMLLTLNTGLGLKDFGAEGQVGLLLTVTLTREMSPFMTALILAASIGSAMAAEIGTMKVSEEIDALEVMSIDPVRFLVFPRILGFSIMVPVLCVYSSILGICGGAVVGHFQLGLEFIVYFQDVYERITSIPGLKDLYTGLFKGYIFGLIISSISCSHGLRTSGGAIGVGRATRESVVNSFLMVIFFGYVITAIFYRQ; encoded by the coding sequence ATGTTCGAAACTTTCAAGGAAAAGACGAACCAAGTCCTGTATGCGGCGGGATTTACGATCTTACTCATAGCGGAAACGTTTTTAAGCCTGCGTTTTTCCGTCGAAAAGCGTAAGGAAATCTTGGACCAAATGTTCATCGCCGGAGTCGGAAGCCTATTTGTGGTTTCTGTCGTCGCGGTTTTTACTGGAATGCTTTTGACCTTGAATACCGGACTAGGCTTAAAGGATTTCGGCGCGGAAGGACAAGTCGGCCTCCTCTTGACGGTTACCTTAACTCGGGAAATGTCCCCTTTCATGACCGCTTTGATTTTGGCGGCTTCCATAGGGTCCGCAATGGCCGCCGAAATCGGCACGATGAAGGTCTCCGAGGAGATCGACGCATTGGAAGTGATGTCCATCGATCCGGTTCGATTTCTGGTCTTTCCCAGGATCCTAGGTTTTTCCATCATGGTTCCCGTTTTGTGCGTTTATTCCAGTATATTAGGAATCTGTGGAGGAGCCGTCGTCGGACATTTCCAATTAGGTTTAGAATTCATCGTCTACTTCCAGGACGTGTATGAAAGAATCACTTCCATTCCCGGACTCAAGGATCTGTACACCGGACTATTCAAAGGTTACATATTCGGACTCATCATTTCGTCCATCTCCTGCTCTCACGGCCTAAGAACGAGCGGCGGAGCGATCGGAGTGGGACGAGCGACCCGAGAGTCTGTGGTAAACTCTTTCTTAATGGTCATCTTCTTCGGATACGTGATCACTGCGATCTTCTATAGACAATAG
- a CDS encoding ABC transporter ATP-binding protein: MEPYAIEIVNMHKSFGTRKILRGMDLQVRKGETRVILGPSGTGKSVTLKHITGLLDPDAGECRIFGDKISGATETERKRLRSKMGVLFQSGALINWMTVFDNVALPLREHKLFPEEDIQRIVSEKLRLVDMTIAKDNYPNDISGGMKKRAGLARAIASNPEIILYDEPTSGLDPVMSNVINELIIRIRQETGAAQIVVTHDMSSAYMIADRISFFYGGQVLFTGTPEEVKTSDNEFVRQFVTGSTKGPMVLETKS, translated from the coding sequence ATGGAACCTTATGCGATAGAAATCGTCAACATGCACAAGTCCTTCGGTACCCGAAAGATCCTGCGGGGAATGGACTTACAAGTCAGAAAAGGAGAAACGAGAGTGATTCTCGGACCCTCCGGAACCGGCAAATCGGTGACCTTAAAACATATCACCGGCCTCCTGGATCCGGATGCGGGGGAATGTCGGATTTTCGGCGATAAAATTTCCGGCGCAACGGAGACAGAAAGGAAAAGACTTCGCTCCAAAATGGGGGTATTATTCCAATCCGGAGCGCTCATCAACTGGATGACGGTTTTCGATAATGTGGCGCTTCCCTTACGGGAGCACAAATTATTTCCCGAAGAGGACATCCAGAGGATCGTTTCGGAAAAGTTGAGACTCGTGGACATGACGATCGCAAAAGACAATTATCCCAACGATATTTCTGGAGGAATGAAAAAAAGGGCCGGGTTGGCGCGCGCCATCGCTTCGAATCCGGAAATCATTCTCTACGACGAACCTACTTCCGGCCTGGATCCCGTCATGTCCAACGTGATCAACGAATTGATCATCCGGATCCGCCAAGAAACGGGGGCAGCCCAAATCGTAGTGACTCACGATATGTCCAGCGCCTATATGATCGCGGACCGGATTTCCTTCTTTTACGGAGGACAAGTTCTTTTTACCGGGACGCCGGAGGAAGTCAAAACTTCCGACAATGAATTCGTTCGCCAATTCGTCACGGGCTCCACGAAGGGCCCCATGGTATTGGAAACGAAATCCTGA
- the mce gene encoding mammalian cell entry protein Mce yields MKSFRYLLVGAIFSVALVVVGYFTVMTEGGPVQKRGEFIKINFKNADGIKVGNKVTVQGVPFGYVSNIRLIQIDEEGRVLPSGEIGIATRVEVTILLKEPLRMYENYDITIRNESLLSGRLISIDPGTADAPPEAKLPPGTTFQTVDYKKGSSLKGRVLQDPLVSLSELIAENRGDIRRTFSNVADITTKVNNGDGTLGRLINRDDLHTNINTVLTDAQIVLRELREGLEDTREQAPVTSFIRAALSSF; encoded by the coding sequence ATGAAATCGTTTCGCTATCTTTTGGTCGGCGCCATCTTTTCCGTGGCTTTAGTTGTGGTCGGTTATTTTACCGTCATGACGGAAGGAGGCCCCGTACAAAAACGAGGCGAATTTATAAAGATCAATTTCAAAAATGCGGACGGCATAAAGGTGGGAAACAAGGTCACCGTGCAGGGGGTTCCCTTCGGATACGTTTCCAATATCCGACTCATCCAGATCGACGAGGAAGGAAGAGTTCTTCCGTCCGGAGAAATCGGAATCGCTACCAGGGTGGAAGTCACCATTTTGTTAAAGGAACCCCTGCGCATGTATGAGAATTACGATATCACGATTCGAAACGAAAGCCTTCTTTCAGGAAGATTGATTTCCATCGATCCTGGAACGGCGGACGCTCCTCCCGAGGCAAAACTTCCGCCGGGTACCACGTTTCAAACCGTCGACTATAAAAAAGGATCCTCTCTCAAAGGTAGAGTTCTACAAGATCCGTTAGTCTCTCTCTCCGAATTGATCGCCGAGAATAGAGGGGACATTCGCAGAACCTTTTCCAACGTCGCAGACATCACTACGAAGGTGAATAATGGAGACGGAACTCTCGGAAGATTGATCAATCGGGACGATCTCCATACGAATATCAATACGGTGCTTACCGACGCACAGATTGTGCTCCGGGAATTGCGGGAAGGTCTGGAAGATACGAGGGAACAGGCTCCGGTTACGAGCTTCATCCGCGCTGCTCTTAGCTCGTTCTAA
- a CDS encoding NAD(P)-dependent oxidoreductase, translating into MSFLPEIAILGTGIMGRGMAVNLAAKGFPLRLFARNPKKIQDLESPNVSIHTDPKSAAKNASLVVLCLTEDSVVEDIVFEKGILESDCKYLLDTGTTSPELTERIGEACLSNGIAFRDAPMTGSKNASRDGQILFMLGAKDPAEISEISFFFETCGKNVVYCGGIGDGQRAKIALNMVQAGIFQVYMEGFQLAASQGISPDILKEILIQSAAKSGISEFKFPFVFSGNYETHFSLKNMRKDVKHALALAKNSGTPLTLCSHLDGIYDQGQEYGLGEMDYCSLNEVTAKIRSRQSG; encoded by the coding sequence ATGTCGTTTTTGCCTGAAATCGCGATCCTTGGAACCGGAATCATGGGAAGAGGAATGGCCGTGAATCTCGCCGCCAAAGGCTTTCCTCTTCGCCTATTCGCAAGAAACCCGAAAAAAATCCAAGATTTGGAATCTCCGAACGTGTCCATTCATACGGACCCGAAATCCGCCGCAAAGAACGCCTCTTTAGTCGTTCTTTGCCTAACGGAAGATTCCGTAGTCGAAGACATCGTATTTGAAAAAGGAATTCTGGAAAGCGACTGCAAATACCTTCTGGATACCGGAACCACTTCTCCGGAACTCACGGAACGGATCGGAGAAGCTTGTCTTTCCAACGGAATCGCGTTCCGAGACGCGCCTATGACAGGTTCCAAAAACGCGTCCAGAGACGGCCAAATTCTATTTATGTTAGGAGCGAAAGACCCAGCGGAGATTTCCGAAATCTCTTTCTTCTTCGAAACCTGCGGCAAAAACGTCGTTTATTGCGGCGGCATCGGGGATGGCCAAAGAGCGAAAATTGCGTTAAACATGGTACAGGCGGGAATCTTTCAAGTCTATATGGAAGGATTCCAATTAGCCGCAAGTCAGGGAATTTCCCCGGACATTCTGAAAGAGATTCTGATCCAATCCGCAGCGAAATCTGGAATTAGCGAATTCAAATTTCCTTTCGTATTTTCCGGAAACTACGAGACCCATTTTTCTCTTAAGAACATGAGAAAGGACGTAAAGCATGCCTTAGCTTTGGCTAAAAATTCCGGAACTCCCCTAACCCTCTGTTCTCATTTGGATGGAATTTACGATCAAGGGCAGGAATACGGGTTGGGGGAAATGGACTACTGCAGTTTAAACGAGGTCACTGCAAAGATCCGATCCCGGCAGTCCGGCTAA
- a CDS encoding M48 family metalloprotease — protein MNSRRFAFSFVLCLGLFFNSCGWVVETAFPITLDEFLGKQFYDAAVQGKEGMHVMRNEKLRVYVQDVASRVLKAKEIRFKQEFPYKVTILNDDSVINAVCAPGGYIFVYTGLLHFIKDEATLAGILAHEIAHAEKRHSMKQLSSSIATYFAIYLVLAYVLGPDLAQHASGMASISSNLLSLANSRGAEEEADALGFQYMRATPYYPGASANFFREIKLWRQKHSGDKEDSLPLGKYLSTHPMDDDRIADNEKRLKAAGIGEPKPESFFRERYREKIRTLLGGKEGEESVSEDGL, from the coding sequence ATGAATTCTAGACGTTTCGCCTTTTCTTTCGTACTTTGTCTCGGCTTATTTTTCAACTCCTGCGGTTGGGTGGTGGAAACCGCTTTCCCGATTACCTTGGATGAATTCTTGGGAAAGCAATTTTACGACGCCGCCGTCCAAGGAAAAGAAGGAATGCACGTAATGCGTAACGAAAAGCTACGTGTTTACGTGCAAGACGTGGCTTCCAGAGTTTTGAAGGCGAAAGAGATCCGGTTTAAGCAGGAATTTCCCTATAAGGTCACGATCTTAAACGACGATTCCGTTATCAATGCGGTCTGTGCTCCGGGCGGTTATATCTTCGTTTATACGGGCCTTTTGCATTTCATCAAGGACGAGGCAACCTTGGCCGGCATCTTGGCTCACGAAATCGCCCACGCCGAAAAAAGACATTCCATGAAACAGTTGTCCTCGAGCATCGCTACTTATTTCGCGATCTATCTGGTTCTAGCTTACGTGCTCGGTCCGGACTTGGCGCAGCATGCTTCGGGCATGGCCTCTATTTCCTCCAATCTACTTTCTTTGGCCAATAGCAGGGGAGCGGAGGAGGAAGCGGACGCATTAGGTTTCCAATACATGAGGGCGACTCCTTATTATCCAGGAGCAAGCGCGAATTTCTTTCGGGAAATCAAACTTTGGAGACAGAAGCATTCGGGAGACAAAGAGGACTCTTTGCCTCTCGGAAAATATTTGAGCACCCATCCGATGGACGACGATAGGATAGCCGACAATGAAAAGCGTTTAAAAGCGGCCGGAATCGGTGAGCCGAAACCGGAATCCTTTTTTCGGGAAAGGTACAGAGAAAAGATACGGACTCTTTTAGGAGGGAAGGAAGGAGAGGAATCAGTTTCCGAGGACGGGCTTTGA
- a CDS encoding DUF2797 domain-containing protein, whose product MKELSSGYLRMLDHDGLDPVEYSWVVAEYQEGNSGKSSATFPKQDFRIPSFLGKKVSLEFTGDIRCIHCGKHTKKSFNQGSCFSCFQSLAQNDLCILRPEICHFHLGTCREPDWGEEQCFQKHTVYLANTSGLKVGITKEQPVSNRWVDQGAQEAIPLLEVRSRRDAGVIEKKFSSIIDDKTKWQTMVTTDSVPADLALKKDELLSQLEAWDLDVVYRVVPTRESTKIRYPLLRYPAKAKSFQPEKEAKIDSQFLGIKGQYMLFEDGVINLRAYAGYEVRLSVES is encoded by the coding sequence ATGAAAGAATTGTCTTCCGGTTATCTTCGTATGCTGGACCACGATGGTCTGGATCCGGTCGAGTATTCTTGGGTGGTGGCAGAATACCAGGAGGGTAATTCGGGAAAATCATCTGCGACGTTTCCGAAACAGGATTTTAGGATCCCTTCGTTCTTAGGCAAAAAAGTTTCCTTGGAATTCACCGGGGACATCCGTTGTATCCACTGCGGAAAACATACGAAAAAAAGTTTTAACCAGGGAAGCTGTTTTTCCTGCTTTCAGTCCCTGGCGCAAAACGACTTATGCATCCTCAGACCGGAAATCTGTCATTTTCATCTAGGTACTTGCAGGGAACCGGATTGGGGAGAAGAACAATGTTTTCAAAAACATACCGTTTACCTTGCCAATACCAGCGGATTGAAAGTAGGAATTACGAAAGAACAGCCCGTTTCGAATCGATGGGTGGACCAGGGCGCCCAGGAAGCGATTCCCTTATTGGAGGTCCGGTCCAGAAGGGATGCGGGAGTGATCGAAAAGAAATTCTCCTCCATCATCGACGATAAGACCAAGTGGCAAACCATGGTGACCACCGATTCCGTTCCGGCAGACCTTGCCTTGAAAAAGGACGAGCTTCTATCCCAACTGGAAGCTTGGGATCTTGACGTAGTCTATCGAGTGGTTCCTACGAGGGAATCCACTAAGATCCGTTATCCATTGCTTCGATATCCGGCAAAAGCGAAATCCTTTCAGCCGGAAAAGGAGGCGAAAATCGATTCTCAGTTCCTGGGAATCAAGGGCCAATACATGCTTTTCGAGGACGGAGTCATCAATTTACGAGCGTATGCAGGCTACGAGGTCCGTCTTTCCGTCGAATCCTAA
- a CDS encoding LIC_11883 family protein, which translates to MNFFRVLLVTATILFQPNLVAEPQHSGGEWKQYNLKQVLGRLKYYAFAKIAQSVRKGVPFSQEKEVFPVSCPSDFPRLADHFNCSFLESGKFGENPTPKESLTRAYSPDLSLPTVVPISAKWYEGSTLAGRGALFVPSKDGDKGELRLFYLNNGKLSHYVSGDTIVVFDWQDSELRTILEVKVDELLRPLGGREYFFP; encoded by the coding sequence ATGAATTTTTTCAGAGTGCTCCTCGTAACGGCGACAATCTTATTCCAGCCGAATTTGGTCGCGGAGCCGCAGCATTCCGGCGGAGAATGGAAGCAATATAACCTGAAGCAAGTTCTGGGGCGTTTAAAATATTACGCGTTCGCAAAGATCGCCCAAAGCGTCCGGAAAGGAGTCCCTTTTTCGCAGGAAAAGGAGGTATTCCCCGTATCTTGTCCGAGCGACTTTCCCAGATTAGCGGATCATTTCAACTGCTCCTTTTTGGAATCCGGAAAGTTCGGGGAAAATCCGACTCCGAAGGAAAGTCTTACTCGCGCGTATTCCCCCGATTTGTCTCTTCCGACCGTCGTTCCGATTTCCGCAAAATGGTACGAGGGGAGCACCTTGGCCGGGAGGGGAGCCTTATTCGTTCCCTCGAAGGATGGGGACAAAGGCGAATTACGTTTGTTTTATCTGAATAACGGAAAATTGAGCCATTACGTATCCGGCGATACGATCGTAGTCTTTGACTGGCAAGACTCCGAACTTCGCACGATTTTGGAAGTGAAGGTGGACGAATTGCTTCGCCCGCTGGGTGGAAGGGAGTATTTTTTTCCATGA